TGGAGAAATTTATCcacttaaatatttatattcttatcaaaagttttattattaatcatcattgtattattctaatacaatggatactccacaatgtatatatatatatatatacttttctatatttcataatatctctcaaatattaaaatcttggGCTCAAATATGTCCAATAGTTTCTCAATACATAATAGATGCAAGTGTCCATTCTCGAGAAACTCGATGTTTCCAAATTCCAATATAGTGGCAACTAAAACTTACTGCATCACTTAAATTATAATTAGTGCACACTATAGATATTAGgcaaaataaacaataatatttcaatcataaagtaaaaaattatcaCGCTTCTGATATTCAAACACATTAGCTTAAATTCACCAATCAAAAACCATTTTACACAAATTGAAGTGaatatcaaattaatttatacatAATAAATCTACTAATTCTacacatatatattaaatcCTCAAAACAGTTTTGTCATCCACAACAAAGAATTCACCTAACAACATTGCTTCATCATTGTGCAGAATTAACCATGCTTATTCAAATGTAGTACTTGTTCCATATAATGAATGACACAAGCTCGGTATAAAAATTACTTATCAATACACAAATTCATAAGCATTGAACAAAGCAATACCAGTACaatcttaaaattttataaaattacttTATCACTAAACATATTGAAAACACGttcataattttaatatataatttccATAAACAATTAAGTACTAATATCCACCGAACAGGCACAAATTGGACTGAAACATAAGACATGGTTTATAATTAAGTAACTAAAGTTAAAATAGATAGAACCTGGGTGAGATGTATTGAGATGTATTTCTTTCAGAAATTCATTTCCTGTAAACTCAAACTCGTCAACTCCTTGTGCAACGCTCACATATTTACGCTTTTAATCGGTGATCAAAATCATCACAACATTCACGCCGATCATTTTTACTAACATTTCATTAACCGCAGTATAAACAAATCACGAAATAGAATTAGTAACAAATatactttataataataattctatGCTAAATCAAAAGAAATACTCTTAAGATTGTTGGAAAAATGTTACacatagaattatttcaatacaataaatcaaagaaatattacaaaaaataaatatgatacataataaaataaaattatagaacaAGAAGAACTTATGACATTattgactgaggcgtgcaaatgcactgggcttaagagtatttcgccgCCACAGGTAAGTTACCCAGTGCAGTTGGCCTCATAGCTAATACTctccaggatacaacagtcacatcttgctagcactgcacgtgaattagcaaggtctcataGAACTATTTTTTGGATGCTCATGGGAACttagtattattatatattttacttgTGTCACTTAGTTTCCTATATTCTTCCTCAGTCTCGTTCaccctttatatatataatatactattGCTAATCAATCTCATAAGGCCAATTAACCATGATCCATAAAATCTGTTTATTAGAATTAAAGAGTTGTAACCGCCCAAGTAAATAGGAACAACTATTTTGACCAAGCAAATTAAGTAACGTgcataattaacaataataacaatattaataataataaaaataataatttaatatataaaataactttgaaataaattattggaTAAAATATCCTACACATTTTTCCATTTGTAATTCTAgctatatttttaccaaacacaatGTTTATCAGGGCGTGCAATCTTCAAGAATCAAACATAGGTCAACTTCCAAAACTTGATTATCCACCTCTACCAAAAAGCCCGAGATACCAGAGCTGCCTAATGTACCTGAATTTTCAAAGTCTGCGCTACCTAAGTTTAATGTTCCTGAATTGCCAAAACCCGAGCTTTCCTAATGTCCCTGAGTTGCCTTGCCCAAATTTGATCTACCTAAGGTCCCTGAGTTGCCTAAGTTCCCTGAATTGCCCAAACCTGATCTATCTAAAGTCTCTGAGTTGTTTAATGCAGAAATTTCGAAGTTACCTGAATTGCCAAAGCCTGAATTACCTAAGGTTAATGTTTCTGAGTTGTGAAAACCTGAGCTACCTAAAGGCCCTGTGATAAGTGGTAAATACCAGTGATTTTACTTATacattttaagtatttattgacttgttttataaagttatttgaagTAAAAATCGCATTTTCTATCACTTTTGTAGATTTTTATGAGCTTGATGAAAAAAGAGctaaaaagaataatttatacacatttccttattttcaaatattagaaattaaaattaaatctattAGAAGTTTTGAGCAGCATGTTAAAACCACCACTAACCAAGATTTTGATTGGACCGTTTACTTTTATGTCTTTTATAACCTTTCCTTAACTATGCAGATACTTGGCAAGTAGATAGGATCACACATGACCGCCTTATTGCAACCACGTTGATAGCTTTAAGTGTGAAGTTTTCAAAGTCTATAAAAGGCTAACTTGTGAAGCTTTTCAAGATTCATTCTTACCTTAGAAACAGAGAAAGAGAGCTTAAGGAATACAGAAAAAAAAGTGGATGCACTTTTTTTTGGACTAGATGTAAATTACTTTATTAGGGCAAAGTCTAATGTGCATAAGTCTACCAaattgtgcaccatgcacaagtcatcaaaaacattataacgaatacgaattttacaaaatctaccgttggattgaaagtttatatcgtatagatcatccataatttttttaaaaaaatttgaaaatcatttgatatgttattgagacacatccagattaacggtattcaataaaaatccataaaccgttaattttgatgagtctcaataacatatcaaatgattttcaaaaaattttaaaaaatttatggatgatctaaacgTTATAAACTTTtcatccaacggtggattttgtaaaattcgtattcgttataaaatTATCgaagacttgtgcaccatgcaccacttgattaagtggtgcatgttagacaaagccacTTTATTAGTATGTATTTTTTTGATTATGGTGTTATATATGATTTTGGTTATTTTGCAATATTGATGTTATTCTTGTTTTCAATGTTTGAATCTTTGATTTGAAATGATATAGAgatatactttttaaatttaggTTTAACACTCACTTAAAGTGTTAGATTTTAACGCTATTGTATCGATTAATCACTCGAGGAATCAGGGGTTGAGGACGGAAACGTACGATGAGCAACACATGAAAATATTGATAAATGACTAGAATCTATATAAAAAATCAGGGAAATATATATGAATGAGTTAATGAAGTCAAATGAGGTCTAATCCTAGCAATCTCATCTCTCTGTTAATTAACTCCTCTTTTATTGTTCCTATATTTTTGTACTTTTACACAAACATCTTGAAACTAATTTACTTagaattatattaattattgaaCGACATCAATATCGCACCAGTCCATGTGGAAACGACCTAAAGTTTATGAGTTGCCTAAGCCAAATTTTCCAAAGGTTCCTGAATTACCAAGACTTGAGTTACCAAAGTTAAATGTCTCCGAATTGTACCAAGCCCTCAGTTACCTAAGTTAAATGTTTTTGAATTGCCAAAACCCGAGCTACCTTAAGCCCCTGAATTGTCAACACCTAAGTTACCTAAAGTCTCTGAGTTGcgtaaaccaaaaatatataaggTACATGAATCGCCAAAGCCAAAACTATCTAAACTTAATGTCCCTGAATTATGGAAACCAAAGTTGCCTAAATTTCCTGCAATTCCTAAAGTTGTCCCAACCACCGCACCATAAGTTGTAATTAATCCTTACATTGCATTGTCTCAACTCTCAAGTCATTTATAATTTTCTCCTATATAGTTCCTAGTTCATGTTGTATGATGGCTGTGATATGATTTATACAAATTTCCAATTCAATATTCTATGTTGTAGACTACAGCCATAAGGGTTATGGTTTAGTTTGAacctcttatttttttttttagaatcagcaaatattattaaagcTTACTCTAGAACAAGGAGTACTAGTAGCAGCAAAAGAAAATGAACATTACAAGATCTGAAACCAACAAGGCAAAGTCTGCCCCCATTACAACAAAAAGGACAAACATATAAAGGCTTACAAAAACTTCAccctaaacaaaacaaaactggCAGGCAGCCTAAAAAACACAAAGGCAACACCTGCAGAAGCCAAAAAGCCTTGCTACAACAGCACAACACAGCaacaaaaaacaacacaaaaaaacCACCAAAAGGAAAACTCTTATTAAGATTACATATTACTTTTAGTTTGAGCTTATTTAAATCGATTATTGATGGTTTTACTCTAAAAAGTTCTTCATGTATGTGTTGGTGAATTTAATAAGATTGTAATTTTAGTGACGAAAATTCAGTATTTTCAAATTCTAATgttgtttaattttatattttatattataaaatttaactaaTATACAACCTCCAAATTTAGCttcctaatttttgattttttagaaatcTTTCACTCTCTTGGACATAAAAGAAAGAATTTGGTGGTTGGTTTGAATCATATTAACACAAAAATCTTAGAAATACCGAAGACATCACTAGACACGTCTCTTGATCTCTTTTACTTTGATACACTTCTTGACATGTGTAACAAAAGTTGAATTTACATGATCTCATCATTACAACCTGTCATGTACCTAATTCATCAAACTCTGGGAGAGAATTTATGTTGGGGGTAGGGGTATATGACTAAATGGGTTGGGGTATACGAAGCAATTATGTTGGACTACCACTAAATGAGTTGggatttatgcatggtgcataaacaTGTCTTATGCAATATAACCACTCCCAACTTTTAGAAGAGTTGATCCTCAAATGACAACTATAAAAGGATAAATTGAAAGTAAATAAAACTGAGGTCAATTAGAATTATGCATTGCTTCAATCAAACTTATGGATACAAGCATTGCAACCCAATATGTAGCATGAACTCAAATTATTTCCCCATACATATAAATATTCCAAAAGACTCAATCTAATGaacaaaggaaaaaataaaaataaaacatcaatgaaatttgaaattctaAAGATTGTATATATCAATAATTTTCAAAGAAACTAAGATTTCACCAAagagaaaggaaaaaataatCCTATATGTTAGGATTTTTATTTCAATCTAGAAATCAGAAAACAAGCACCTCAACATCCCATCACAGCACAATTATACACAAAGTTCCCTGATTGAACTCTGGCAAGTAAATTCCACTGTGGTTCGCCTTTGTCTACTACCCAAGCATTGACTTCTGTTACCATTCTACCCTGAAGACTAGGACCTCCAATGACAACTAGCTTATCTCCGCATGATCTAAAGGCCATTCCCCATCCATTTACCGAGGTTACTCGATCAGGAAGGCTTCCAATGATGACCCATGAGTTTTTATCTTTAACATATCTTTTTACTACATGTTGTGCATAATCAGCAGCAAATAATACATTGTTTACAACAGCAATTAAAGGAGGTGCCTCACCACTAACTGGATTTGCACCATCTCCTCCATTTCGAGATGGGCACATGTCAGGTATTTTGCGCCACTCTCTTGTCTTCAAATCAAACTCCTCACCACAGGTTAACTGTGTTGTTTTGTCAACTCCAACCCCACCAAGGACATAAAATTTTCCATCCATAAACACAGCAGAACACATTCTCCTTGGTGTGTTCATGTCTGGAAGAACCTCCCAAGTACCGGTATCTGAATTATAAAGCTCAGAAGAGCTCAAAATGTTGCCATGTTGATCACAACCACCAGCTAATAATGCTATTTCTCCGAGGCTTGCAGAACCAAACAAACATCTTGAAGTATTCATTTTCATTCCCTTCACCCATGAATTTGTCAGAATACTATACTTATAGATGGCATGACCAGTTATTTCCCTCCCAAAAACAAGAAGCTCTGTACCAACAGTTAATGACTCCTTGTCTGAAAGCATAAAACATAAATTGGAACTCATTTTAGGCAATTGCATCAACCGATTACGATTGGGATCGAACGCCTCCCATTTAAGGACATCACAAGAAAAGTAAACCCAATGTTCAATTATTCCCATTTTCCGTCGAAGTTGATACAATTCTCCATTCTTAACGAGTGATCGAAAACTTTGGTTCAATACAGCAATTGAGCCATAATCAGACCTTGATAATCGAGCAAGACAATTGAGGGAGGCATCATAATCGAGCCGAGGAATAAGCAAACTTGACTCACCTGCATGTTTTTGGACATTCTTCTGTTTGTCCCCTTCTATGGAATCgtctaaaattttaattgactTTCTCGACATAGCTTTTTATTCTTCTAGTTCCTTCAaatcataatattttataagtcaaTTGAAAAACCACAATCAAcacaaatatttgaaaaaactccattaattaaatattgaatgTAAAATCACATGCACTCTTTTAGGATATAACACAATTCACACATGAATTATAGAAATTGATGAACATCCAATAAGCAATACTAGCTCAGCCATAAcgataatcaaaatcaaaacaataataagAAATGAGACATGCTGCCCTAAAAAcggatatttttcaaaattaaatgctTACACACAAGCTAGCATATAGAGTTcgtataaaaaaaagaagatattttttttaagaatcaatCAAACGAAAAACAATTATTCGAACTATGGCGACATGCATACCCAAATTCAACGATTGAAAAACACCATCAAAACGAAGAAAAACGTGTATATTTTTCGTTGTTATGAATCCTATACATGCcctttttttatgtcattttatatgcCTTAAAATTGTGGGAAaaaactcaagaaaaaaaaggacgagacaaaaaaaaaacgaattctAAACAAATTTTTTAGAAATTAACCTGAGTGTTTTTCAGCTTGAGGGTACTTTTGGATCTCTTTCACACTCCCTCTTTCTAGAACTTCTCCAATCTGTGCGAGTGATGATTCTCTGTCGTTAATATTAGGTATTGAACATTATTTGAGAGAGCTCATAGTTATTTGTTAATATAATCATTTAAATATTGtgataaaaattttatttctaattgAAAAATTGTGGTCAAAGTCAAATAATGGATTTATGGTAAAATTGTAATTATAATTGTAAAaattttggtcaaatttttcaGTCAAGTATAAATCTttagtcaaaatatattttccttaaacttaaaattagaataaaaaaagattaaattcatattaaatttaattattaaaaattgtaatgCTAATTAGTAAAATACTATATTCAAGAAGTTTTATGTAGTCAAAAAAATGTAGTCAAATATTTTACATCTTTTAATTATACATATAAACATACATTAATTATCAAGTCAATATATCCAAATAGAGtcttagagcatctccaatggtgatatCACCATG
This portion of the Trifolium pratense cultivar HEN17-A07 linkage group LG3, ARS_RC_1.1, whole genome shotgun sequence genome encodes:
- the LOC123917511 gene encoding F-box/kelch-repeat protein At1g74510-like is translated as MSRKSIKILDDSIEGDKQKNVQKHAGESSLLIPRLDYDASLNCLARLSRSDYGSIAVLNQSFRSLVKNGELYQLRRKMGIIEHWVYFSCDVLKWEAFDPNRNRLMQLPKMSSNLCFMLSDKESLTVGTELLVFGREITGHAIYKYSILTNSWVKGMKMNTSRCLFGSASLGEIALLAGGCDQHGNILSSSELYNSDTGTWEVLPDMNTPRRMCSAVFMDGKFYVLGGVGVDKTTQLTCGEEFDLKTREWRKIPDMCPSRNGGDGANPVSGEAPPLIAVVNNVLFAADYAQHVVKRYVKDKNSWVIIGSLPDRVTSVNGWGMAFRSCGDKLVVIGGPSLQGRMVTEVNAWVVDKGEPQWNLLARVQSGNFVYNCAVMGC